Proteins from one Hymenobacter gelipurpurascens genomic window:
- a CDS encoding porin family protein — MKKALLALACIGASAGAASAQVEIGLKVSPSITSLRVDSPTQTGFQKNGSKVGFGGGIVVDYFFGQNYAFSTGLQLAGKGGKILFLDPTTSKRVEQKIGVQYLEIPVTVKLFTNDIATDTKLYFQLGGTVGGAIAAKIDGSKRYIDPTTSKESKALDHVITPDAAVLLGFGTEYQMGQSTKLFAGVSYHRGLLNVEKYYNKQRNFSEVSFKNSEVALDLGIKF; from the coding sequence ATGAAAAAAGCACTGCTCGCCCTCGCCTGCATAGGCGCTTCTGCCGGGGCTGCATCCGCCCAAGTTGAAATAGGCCTCAAGGTTTCGCCTTCCATCACCAGCCTGCGCGTTGATTCGCCCACACAAACAGGCTTCCAGAAAAACGGCAGCAAGGTCGGCTTTGGCGGCGGAATTGTGGTCGATTATTTCTTTGGGCAGAACTACGCCTTCAGCACTGGCCTACAGCTCGCGGGCAAAGGCGGTAAGATTCTGTTCCTCGACCCCACCACCAGCAAGCGGGTAGAGCAGAAAATCGGGGTGCAGTACCTCGAAATTCCTGTAACGGTGAAGCTGTTCACCAATGATATTGCCACCGATACCAAGCTCTACTTCCAGCTCGGCGGCACGGTAGGCGGCGCCATTGCGGCCAAAATCGATGGCAGCAAGCGCTACATCGACCCCACGACCAGCAAAGAATCCAAAGCCCTCGACCACGTCATCACGCCCGATGCAGCCGTGCTCCTCGGCTTCGGCACCGAATATCAGATGGGCCAAAGCACGAAGCTATTCGCGGGCGTGAGCTACCACCGCGGCCTGCTAAACGTAGAGAAGTACTACAATAAGCAGCGCAACTTCTCGGAAGTGAGCTTCAAGAATAGCGAAGTCGCCCTGGACCTCGGCATTAAGTTCTAG
- the gldB gene encoding gliding motility lipoprotein GldB, which yields MRPWLAVALSLTMLALPNCTSKTEKCELNPEVAKIAVSVQVERLEKPYFQIKTPADAEQFIKQHPLFARQFLQSSQYPPGMLGATLARLATNTELRKLGYQADTTFQTDKLNVELKQLFQHIKYYFPDFQIPPVKTFVSGLSQDLSVSDSLLVISTDFFIGPKAAWRPKVPQYILRRYTKPHALPMVALSISSKYNQKQTTNQTMLGEMVQFGKALYFAEKVLPCTPDSLLIGYTNKEIAGVAFNEGKIWAYFIEKNLLYNTAPFTIQKYVGERPNIPEIDKTCPGRVGAWVGWQIVRKYMAEHPNVTLKQLMAEKNAQHILNDSKYRPKPRRAER from the coding sequence ATGCGCCCCTGGCTGGCGGTTGCTCTGAGCCTAACGATGCTGGCTCTGCCCAATTGTACCTCTAAAACGGAGAAGTGCGAATTGAACCCGGAAGTAGCCAAAATAGCCGTGTCCGTGCAGGTGGAGCGCCTGGAAAAGCCGTATTTCCAGATTAAGACGCCTGCTGATGCCGAGCAGTTTATTAAACAGCACCCGCTTTTTGCTCGGCAGTTTTTACAAAGTAGCCAGTATCCTCCCGGCATGCTTGGGGCTACACTTGCCCGTTTGGCTACCAATACCGAACTACGTAAGCTCGGCTACCAAGCCGATACTACGTTTCAGACGGATAAGCTGAACGTTGAGTTGAAGCAGCTATTTCAGCACATCAAGTACTACTTCCCTGATTTCCAGATTCCGCCGGTAAAAACCTTTGTGAGCGGTTTGAGCCAGGATCTGTCCGTTAGTGACAGTTTGCTGGTTATCAGCACCGATTTTTTCATCGGACCGAAAGCAGCTTGGCGACCCAAGGTACCGCAGTACATACTGCGGCGCTATACCAAACCCCATGCCCTACCAATGGTGGCGCTTTCTATCAGCAGCAAATACAATCAGAAGCAGACAACCAACCAAACCATGCTCGGCGAGATGGTGCAGTTCGGGAAGGCGCTGTATTTCGCGGAGAAGGTGCTGCCCTGCACGCCCGACTCACTGCTGATTGGATACACCAATAAGGAAATAGCCGGCGTGGCCTTCAATGAAGGCAAGATTTGGGCGTACTTCATCGAGAAAAACCTACTGTATAATACAGCACCGTTCACCATTCAAAAGTACGTGGGCGAGCGGCCCAACATTCCGGAAATCGATAAAACCTGCCCCGGTAGGGTAGGGGCCTGGGTGGGCTGGCAGATAGTGCGCAAGTATATGGCCGAGCACCCCAACGTGACCCTGAAGCAGCTAATGGCCGAAAAGAACGCCCAACATATCCTCAACGACTCAAAGTATCGGCCCAAGCCACGCCGAGCTGAGCGCTAG
- a CDS encoding glycosyltransferase family 4 protein, whose protein sequence is MHIAVFSQYHTNPDCPATSRHYSLLKYIAKTHRVTLITTRTWEAQRLTQHYPWLPEGVEMRAAEVAYENRMGVARRILSFGQYAAYALREGLRMDKPDVIWGISTPLTAAWAAAQVARLRHVPWVFEVQDLWPSFPIAMGAVPSRFAQQRLFALEKSLYKSAAHILPLSPDMTAYVRGLGLPESKLTTVWNGTDLDLADQATPEMAEALRKEHNLVGHRVVLYAGTFGRANDIPTLIAAAELLASRMPDVVWLFMGHGYDEPRLQEAAARCSAIRLVPPQPRHAVFTWFKLANLSVVSFLGLPVLDTNSPAKFYDSLAVGTPVIVTNQGWTKALLEKHRCGWYSPASDAAALAARVEEVLQQPEQLQAASKAGKQVAYEQFDRQQIAATLQRILEQAASKL, encoded by the coding sequence GTGCATATTGCCGTCTTCAGCCAGTACCACACCAACCCCGACTGTCCCGCGACTAGTCGGCATTACTCGCTGCTGAAGTATATTGCCAAAACCCACCGCGTCACGCTCATTACTACGCGCACCTGGGAGGCGCAACGTCTCACCCAGCACTATCCGTGGCTGCCGGAAGGTGTAGAAATGCGCGCAGCGGAAGTGGCCTACGAGAACCGGATGGGCGTTGCCCGGCGCATTCTCTCCTTCGGGCAGTATGCGGCATATGCGCTCCGGGAAGGGCTGCGCATGGATAAGCCCGACGTTATCTGGGGCATCAGTACGCCGCTCACGGCCGCATGGGCAGCGGCGCAGGTAGCTCGTTTGCGCCACGTACCGTGGGTGTTTGAAGTGCAGGACTTATGGCCGTCTTTCCCCATTGCCATGGGCGCTGTGCCAAGCCGATTTGCGCAGCAGCGCTTGTTTGCCCTCGAAAAAAGCTTGTACAAATCGGCAGCGCATATTCTGCCGCTTTCCCCCGATATGACGGCCTACGTGCGGGGCCTAGGCCTACCTGAAAGCAAACTCACTACCGTCTGGAACGGTACGGACCTGGATCTAGCGGACCAGGCTACGCCGGAAATGGCAGAGGCGCTACGCAAGGAACACAACCTAGTAGGCCACCGGGTGGTGCTCTATGCCGGTACGTTTGGGCGGGCCAACGATATTCCGACACTGATTGCGGCGGCTGAGCTTTTGGCGTCTCGTATGCCCGATGTAGTGTGGCTGTTCATGGGCCACGGCTATGATGAGCCACGGCTGCAGGAAGCAGCTGCGCGGTGCTCGGCTATTCGGCTGGTGCCGCCACAGCCCCGCCACGCAGTGTTCACGTGGTTTAAACTGGCGAACCTATCAGTAGTATCATTTCTAGGCCTGCCGGTGCTGGATACGAACTCGCCCGCTAAGTTCTATGATAGCCTGGCCGTCGGGACGCCGGTCATCGTCACCAACCAAGGCTGGACGAAAGCTCTTCTGGAGAAGCACAGGTGTGGCTGGTATTCGCCGGCAAGTGATGCGGCGGCTCTGGCTGCCCGCGTTGAAGAAGTGCTGCAGCAGCCAGAGCAATTACAAGCAGCCAGCAAAGCGGGAAAGCAAGTGGCCTACGAGCAGTTCGACCGGCAGCAGATAGCCGCTACTTTGCAACGGATTCTGGAGCAGGCAGCAAGTAAGTTGTAA
- the nth gene encoding endonuclease III, with protein sequence MRKPERFRHFLEYFTQNFPEPETELVYSNPYELIVAVVLSAQCTDKRVNQIMPTLLEQFPTPEHLAAATPEEVFPFIRSVSYPNNKAKHLSGLGRLLVSDFGGEVPSTIEELQRLPGVGRKTANVVVSVIYNQPAMAVDTHVFRVSHRLGLVSRTATTPLAVEKELVRYIPEALIPKAHHWLILHGRYICVARQPKCAICPLKDWCKYYADVVAKTAKLAPKALPAVTDTDLPKSKSTT encoded by the coding sequence ATGCGCAAACCAGAACGGTTCCGCCACTTCCTAGAGTATTTCACCCAGAACTTCCCTGAGCCGGAAACGGAACTGGTGTACTCCAACCCCTACGAGCTCATCGTAGCCGTGGTGCTTAGCGCCCAGTGCACCGACAAGCGCGTAAACCAGATTATGCCGACGCTGCTCGAGCAATTTCCGACGCCCGAGCACTTGGCGGCCGCCACGCCCGAGGAAGTATTTCCCTTTATTCGGAGCGTTTCCTACCCGAATAACAAGGCCAAGCATCTCTCAGGCCTAGGACGTTTGCTGGTGAGTGATTTTGGGGGCGAAGTGCCCAGCACTATTGAGGAGCTGCAGCGCTTGCCGGGCGTAGGCCGCAAAACGGCCAACGTGGTGGTTTCCGTGATTTACAACCAGCCCGCTATGGCTGTAGATACCCACGTATTCCGGGTTTCGCACCGGCTAGGCCTAGTGTCACGGACAGCTACCACGCCGCTGGCCGTGGAGAAGGAATTGGTGCGCTACATCCCAGAAGCCCTTATCCCAAAAGCGCATCACTGGCTTATACTACACGGCCGCTACATCTGCGTAGCCCGCCAGCCCAAATGCGCCATTTGCCCTCTGAAAGATTGGTGTAAGTACTATGCCGATGTGGTTGCGAAAACCGCTAAACTGGCTCCAAAAGCACTTCCGGCTGTTACTGACACTGATCTTCCAAAATCAAAGAGCACAACTTAG
- a CDS encoding RNA polymerase sigma factor, with product METIQPSDSALISLYIAGQEEAFAHLLERHKTRVYTTIMLIVRDEDVADDLLQDTFIKAIHTMKSGRYNEEGKFSSWICRIAHNLAIDFFRREKRSPLLNLDTTSHAFNSLSLAEEGAEAALTREETHARLRELIQELPTAQKEVLIMRHYGDMSFQEIADATGVSINTALGRMRYALINLRKKMAAQPVFYDQNLTPRETAPVRIQRIAG from the coding sequence ATGGAAACCATACAGCCGAGCGATTCCGCTCTGATTTCGCTTTACATTGCCGGCCAGGAAGAAGCTTTTGCTCACCTGCTCGAACGTCATAAAACCCGGGTTTACACTACTATCATGCTCATCGTGCGCGATGAGGATGTGGCGGACGACCTGTTGCAGGATACCTTCATCAAGGCCATCCATACCATGAAAAGCGGGCGGTATAATGAGGAAGGAAAATTTTCTTCCTGGATCTGCCGTATTGCCCACAATCTGGCCATTGATTTTTTCCGTCGGGAAAAACGTAGCCCATTATTGAACTTAGACACAACAAGTCACGCCTTTAACTCGTTGTCGTTGGCAGAAGAGGGTGCCGAAGCCGCTCTTACGCGGGAGGAAACTCACGCGCGGCTTCGGGAACTGATTCAGGAGCTGCCCACGGCGCAGAAAGAGGTCCTGATCATGCGTCATTACGGCGACATGAGCTTTCAGGAAATTGCCGACGCGACGGGGGTGAGCATTAATACTGCGTTAGGGCGTATGCGCTACGCGCTCATCAACCTGCGGAAGAAGATGGCCGCACAACCCGTTTTCTATGATCAAAACCTTACCCCAAGAGAAACTGCTCCGGTACGTATACAACGAATTGCCGGCTGA
- a CDS encoding DUF6799 domain-containing protein translates to MSFFSFYARFLLCSGLAFASVQQAQAQAQAQTATTTTADLKDGAYRRNGVVMRLQAGQSSRLSAPMKFNNGTTLRPDGIMVGKDGTRQLLGEGKALNLQGDIVNLRDDMKTAEAIERHDEKVTGYKPTVISMPAPAQTTSPELQAAMRRTEERLAMLQQMSTLLNQRASSAVGTTPQAAPLDTRIQEIDAKLKP, encoded by the coding sequence ATGTCCTTCTTCTCCTTTTACGCTCGTTTTCTGCTGTGTAGTGGCCTAGCATTCGCATCGGTCCAACAAGCACAGGCACAGGCACAGGCCCAAACAGCCACTACTACCACCGCAGATCTGAAAGATGGTGCGTACCGTCGCAACGGCGTGGTGATGCGCTTGCAGGCGGGGCAATCCAGCCGCCTTTCTGCTCCCATGAAGTTCAACAATGGCACCACGCTCCGTCCCGACGGTATCATGGTGGGCAAAGACGGCACCCGCCAGTTGCTGGGGGAAGGAAAAGCACTGAACCTGCAGGGCGACATTGTGAATCTGCGCGACGATATGAAAACGGCCGAGGCCATTGAACGCCACGATGAGAAAGTGACCGGGTACAAGCCTACTGTAATTTCTATGCCCGCTCCTGCCCAAACTACTTCGCCGGAATTGCAGGCTGCTATGCGCCGCACTGAGGAACGCCTAGCTATGTTGCAACAGATGAGCACCCTATTGAATCAGCGAGCTTCCTCCGCGGTAGGCACCACTCCACAAGCTGCTCCGCTTGATACCAGGATTCAGGAAATAGACGCAAAACTCAAGCCCTAG
- a CDS encoding MFS transporter, translated as MSVSDAAPRHDPYAALRIPDFRRLISARICLTVATRIQYLVVAWQIFNLTKDPLALGLIGLTEAIPSIAVSLYAGHLADSVRRKNIITATVAVLVLCAAALAFFASPAGLPLLARGSFYTLPLYSIIFVSGIARGFLGPALFSFMPQLLPSRERLANAITWNSTTYQAAAVLGPAAGGYLIAHLGVGNSYLVATVLLALALVQFLLIASRPLPPLEGERLGLQDSVLSGLRFIWHNQLVLAALSLDLFAVLFGGAVALLPVFAVDILKVGADGLGHLEAAPAVGSVLMATALTYFPLRRHAGRKLLWAVGGFGLATICFALSSNFWLSLFLLFLTGVFDSVSVIVRSTLLHTFTPEHMKGRVSAVNNIFIGSSNEIGSFESGAAAKLLGVIPSVIFGGIMTMLVVGVTALKADKLRKLDMTPQPVKA; from the coding sequence ATGTCTGTTTCTGATGCGGCCCCGCGCCACGACCCATATGCCGCGCTGCGGATTCCTGATTTTCGCCGATTGATTTCTGCCCGCATCTGCCTCACGGTAGCTACCCGCATTCAATACCTGGTAGTAGCCTGGCAGATTTTCAACCTGACCAAAGACCCCCTAGCCCTAGGCCTCATTGGCCTCACGGAAGCCATACCCAGCATTGCGGTTTCCCTGTACGCCGGCCACCTGGCCGACTCTGTGCGGCGCAAGAACATTATTACTGCCACGGTGGCCGTGCTGGTGCTGTGTGCGGCAGCGCTGGCGTTTTTTGCTTCTCCGGCGGGCTTGCCGCTGCTAGCGCGCGGCTCTTTCTATACGCTCCCACTTTACAGCATCATCTTCGTGAGCGGCATTGCGCGCGGGTTCCTGGGGCCGGCGCTGTTTTCGTTTATGCCGCAGCTGCTGCCGAGCCGGGAACGGCTGGCCAATGCCATTACCTGGAACAGCACCACCTACCAGGCCGCGGCGGTGCTGGGGCCGGCAGCGGGCGGCTACCTCATCGCGCATCTGGGCGTCGGCAACTCCTACCTGGTGGCCACGGTGCTGCTGGCGCTGGCGCTGGTGCAGTTTCTCCTGATTGCCTCTAGGCCACTTCCGCCGTTGGAGGGCGAGCGGCTAGGCCTGCAAGACAGCGTGCTGAGTGGCCTACGCTTCATCTGGCACAACCAGCTGGTGCTGGCCGCGCTTTCCCTCGATCTGTTTGCCGTGTTGTTTGGTGGTGCGGTGGCGCTGCTGCCCGTGTTTGCGGTGGATATTCTGAAGGTGGGCGCAGATGGCCTAGGCCACTTGGAAGCGGCTCCGGCCGTGGGCTCTGTCCTGATGGCTACGGCCCTCACGTATTTTCCGCTGCGTCGTCATGCGGGCCGCAAGCTGCTCTGGGCCGTGGGCGGATTTGGCCTGGCTACCATCTGCTTTGCGCTGTCTTCTAACTTCTGGCTCTCGTTGTTTTTGCTGTTCCTGACGGGCGTATTTGATTCCGTCTCCGTGATTGTGCGCTCCACGCTGCTGCATACCTTCACGCCGGAGCACATGAAGGGCCGAGTGTCGGCCGTGAACAATATCTTCATCGGCTCTTCCAACGAAATCGGCTCCTTTGAGTCGGGCGCCGCCGCAAAACTGCTGGGTGTAATTCCGTCCGTGATTTTTGGAGGCATTATGACTATGCTAGTAGTAGGCGTCACGGCCCTGAAAGCCGACAAGCTGCGTAAGCTCGACATGACGCCTCAGCCCGTGAAGGCCTAA
- a CDS encoding alpha/beta hydrolase family protein, protein MKKALPALALLFLVFWVSMPVLAGDPPTPVLNGQWRGPLKVPGGTLELIITLVPLSNGTYYAALDAPKQRISRMPAEAEIKGNDITLRIEQAGSSFVGKIKDGGKLLTGTWAQPGLTVPLTLTHAAAAPTTANGKPRLTPPYREEEVIFNNNNAKIRLSGTLTVPAGPGPFPAVVLLSDAGPQDRDAEQQEYRMFGQLADHLTRRGIAVLRFDDRGVGKSQGNYLTATTTDLMGDAQAGMAFLRSRNLVDPQQIGLIGHGEGANVALLAAAQSEPVRPAFVVSLAGYGLTGRAVLVRQQLEILRLIGANPAQVKAALDFHERVIDIVRQTPNDNQARGKVAANLRLNNIDLDPQMARARAAQLTSPWSRFFLDFDPSLKLAEVKCPVLALNGTADLQVTPAQNLSILKKGLKNSHVKAKKLSDVNHWFQPDEKDWPLINGTQQPTFSPKALDLVREWIFDNTTRPAPLPVTEPRSTPAKLKSPKKADKAAQASR, encoded by the coding sequence ATGAAGAAAGCTTTACCCGCCCTTGCTCTTCTTTTTCTGGTTTTTTGGGTGTCGATGCCAGTTCTGGCCGGCGATCCTCCTACCCCCGTACTAAACGGACAATGGAGAGGGCCACTCAAGGTTCCGGGCGGTACGCTTGAGCTCATCATTACGCTGGTACCGCTCAGCAATGGCACCTACTACGCGGCGCTGGATGCGCCTAAGCAACGCATCAGCCGTATGCCTGCGGAAGCCGAAATTAAGGGCAACGACATTACGCTGCGCATTGAGCAGGCTGGCAGCAGCTTCGTGGGGAAAATAAAAGACGGTGGCAAACTGCTCACGGGCACCTGGGCCCAGCCCGGCCTCACTGTACCCCTCACGCTCACCCACGCTGCAGCCGCCCCCACAACAGCCAACGGCAAACCCCGACTGACCCCGCCTTACCGCGAGGAAGAGGTGATTTTCAATAATAACAACGCCAAAATCCGGCTCTCGGGCACCCTCACGGTGCCGGCCGGACCAGGGCCTTTCCCGGCCGTAGTTCTGCTTTCTGATGCGGGCCCGCAGGACCGCGACGCCGAGCAGCAGGAATACCGCATGTTTGGTCAGCTCGCCGACCACCTCACGCGCAGAGGCATTGCTGTTTTGCGCTTCGATGACCGGGGCGTAGGCAAGTCACAGGGTAACTACCTCACGGCCACCACCACCGATCTGATGGGCGACGCCCAGGCTGGTATGGCTTTTTTGCGGAGTCGCAACCTCGTTGATCCGCAACAAATAGGCCTAATCGGGCACGGCGAGGGTGCCAATGTGGCCTTACTGGCAGCTGCTCAGTCGGAGCCCGTCCGGCCAGCCTTTGTGGTGTCGTTGGCCGGGTATGGCCTCACAGGGCGTGCCGTATTGGTGCGTCAGCAACTGGAAATTCTGCGTCTGATTGGGGCCAACCCGGCTCAGGTGAAGGCTGCCCTGGATTTTCATGAACGTGTAATCGACATCGTGCGGCAAACGCCTAACGACAACCAGGCTCGCGGAAAAGTGGCCGCCAACCTACGCCTCAACAACATCGACCTCGACCCACAGATGGCGCGGGCACGCGCCGCCCAGCTCACCTCGCCCTGGTCGCGTTTCTTCCTCGATTTCGACCCATCTCTGAAACTGGCGGAAGTGAAATGCCCGGTGCTGGCCCTCAATGGCACCGCCGATCTGCAGGTAACGCCCGCTCAGAACCTTTCTATCCTGAAAAAGGGCCTCAAAAACTCTCACGTAAAAGCCAAGAAGCTGTCAGATGTAAACCACTGGTTCCAGCCCGATGAGAAAGATTGGCCCCTGATAAACGGCACGCAGCAACCCACCTTCTCACCCAAAGCCCTGGACCTGGTACGTGAGTGGATTTTTGATAACACCACTCGCCCGGCTCCTCTACCCGTTACGGAGCCCCGTTCTACCCCAGCTAAACTAAAGAGCCCTAAAAAGGCTGATAAGGCTGCCCAGGCTAGCCGCTAG
- a CDS encoding SGNH/GDSL hydrolase family protein, producing the protein MSAPRFQFGLGLFLALLSLPGLAQNVPAINPAQWAPELRAFAQQDSLTPPPARPILFYGSSSVRKWETLQQDFAGRPVLNRGFGGSRFPDALYFFDKLVVAYHPRQVVLYEGDNDIGSGATPQEVFQSFLAFEKLMQQKLPKVPLVFLAIKPSPSRWTLYPKVQEVNRLIRDYIVAHPKRLRYVDTATPLLGQNGKPQPQFYVSDSLHMTPAGYKVWKQVVGKGLKK; encoded by the coding sequence ATGTCTGCTCCCCGCTTCCAATTTGGCCTAGGCCTGTTTCTTGCCCTCCTGAGCTTGCCTGGTTTGGCTCAGAATGTCCCTGCCATCAACCCCGCACAATGGGCTCCTGAGTTGCGCGCTTTCGCCCAACAGGACAGCCTCACGCCACCGCCCGCTAGGCCTATCCTGTTCTACGGAAGCTCCTCGGTGCGGAAGTGGGAAACGCTGCAGCAGGATTTTGCTGGTAGGCCAGTCCTGAACCGAGGCTTCGGCGGCTCCCGCTTTCCTGATGCGCTGTATTTCTTCGATAAGCTGGTAGTGGCCTACCACCCGCGCCAAGTGGTGCTCTATGAAGGCGACAACGATATCGGCTCCGGTGCCACACCGCAGGAGGTGTTCCAGTCGTTTCTGGCGTTTGAGAAGCTCATGCAACAGAAGCTGCCCAAGGTGCCGCTGGTGTTTCTGGCCATCAAGCCCAGCCCCTCGCGCTGGACGCTGTACCCCAAAGTGCAGGAAGTTAACCGCCTCATTCGGGACTACATTGTCGCTCACCCCAAGCGCCTGCGCTACGTGGATACGGCCACGCCGCTGTTAGGACAGAATGGCAAGCCTCAGCCCCAATTCTATGTATCCGATAGCCTCCACATGACGCCTGCTGGCTACAAAGTGTGGAAGCAGGTGGTAGGGAAGGGATTGAAGAAGTAG